One Microbacterium sp. No. 7 genomic window carries:
- a CDS encoding PP2C family protein-serine/threonine phosphatase, translating into MSGARTLSRTVPLADGELRLDWAEVTHQGHRRDTNQDAVLAEFPLFVVADGMGGHLGGEIASSRTVSRLQALAEKGQVSPRAIEKALGKAVQDIAARAEEIDEGTGTTVTGVYLDTATEEPTWVTLNVGDSRVYLCRDGGLAQVTTDHSVVQGLIASGQLSPEEAESHPYSNVITRAIGPSEGVTPDYVRLEVIDGDRFVVCSDGLTKELTDYGILHFLIENADPGEAVDAMLAAALENGGRDNITIIVVNVARDSSSPAAD; encoded by the coding sequence GTGAGCGGAGCGAGAACACTGTCGCGCACCGTGCCTCTCGCCGACGGCGAGCTCCGTCTGGACTGGGCGGAGGTCACCCACCAGGGGCACCGGCGCGACACGAACCAGGACGCGGTCCTCGCGGAGTTCCCGCTCTTCGTCGTGGCCGACGGCATGGGCGGGCACCTCGGCGGCGAGATCGCGAGCTCGCGCACGGTGTCGCGGCTGCAGGCCCTCGCCGAGAAGGGCCAGGTCAGCCCGCGGGCGATCGAGAAGGCCCTGGGCAAGGCGGTGCAGGACATCGCGGCGCGCGCCGAGGAGATCGACGAGGGCACCGGCACGACCGTGACGGGCGTGTACCTCGACACCGCGACGGAGGAGCCCACCTGGGTCACCCTCAACGTCGGGGACTCCCGCGTGTACCTCTGCCGCGACGGCGGCCTCGCGCAGGTCACGACCGACCACTCCGTCGTGCAGGGGCTCATCGCGTCGGGCCAGCTGAGTCCCGAAGAAGCCGAGAGCCACCCCTACAGCAACGTCATCACCCGAGCGATCGGGCCGAGCGAGGGCGTGACGCCCGACTACGTGCGCCTGGAGGTCATCGACGGCGACCGCTTCGTGGTGTGCAGCGACGGGCTCACGAAGGAGCTCACCGACTACGGCATCCTGCACTTCCTCATCGAGAACGCCGATCCCGGCGAGGCGGTCGACGCGATGCTTGCCGCGGCGCTGGAGAACGGCGGCCGCGACAACATCACGATCATCGTCGTCAACGTCGCGCGCGACTCCTCGTCCCCAGCGGCCGACTGA
- a CDS encoding DUF4870 domain-containing protein: MSDPNAAQPGDITPPPAPGHTPPPAPGATPPPQGYAPPPAPGAAPQGYAAAPAAGAPLAPASDQQAAMWAHIGGIVGFLPSLIIWLLLKDRGPRTAVEAKEALNWQITFTIVYVVLWIVTTILSSIVWVLGLFLWLLPLAWWVLNVVWSIMGGMRVNAGGGYQYPINFRFIK; the protein is encoded by the coding sequence ATGAGCGATCCCAACGCTGCCCAGCCCGGCGACATCACCCCGCCGCCCGCTCCGGGCCACACCCCTCCGCCCGCCCCGGGCGCCACCCCGCCGCCGCAGGGATACGCCCCGCCGCCCGCTCCCGGCGCGGCCCCGCAGGGCTATGCGGCGGCGCCCGCCGCCGGCGCGCCGCTGGCGCCCGCGTCCGACCAGCAGGCCGCGATGTGGGCGCACATCGGCGGCATCGTCGGCTTCCTGCCGTCGCTCATCATCTGGCTGCTGCTGAAGGACCGCGGCCCGCGCACCGCCGTCGAGGCCAAGGAGGCCCTCAACTGGCAGATCACCTTCACGATCGTCTACGTCGTGCTGTGGATCGTCACGACGATCCTCAGCTCGATCGTCTGGGTGCTCGGCCTGTTCCTGTGGCTGCTCCCGCTCGCCTGGTGGGTGCTCAACGTGGTGTGGTCGATCATGGGCGGCATGCGCGTGAACGCCGGCGGCGGCTACCAGTACCCGATCAACTTCCGCTTCATCAAGTAG
- a CDS encoding YaaA family protein: MTVLLPPSETKRAGGAGRPLDLGALALAASLHEPRERVVDALVALSADENEAARVLKLSVRQRGDIADNARLRGAATMPAIDRYTGVLYDALDAATLPAPARAWLARHVLIHSAPFGPVGALDGIPSYRLAAGTSLPGLPPLRRVWAPAVTSALREAAPTFVLDLRSEAYAALGPVPDGMRGAYVRVVSEGPDGATRALNHFNKRAKGELVRALALTRPRATTLPGLCAWAAANGWTMRGGSPGEVELVV, translated from the coding sequence CTGACGGTCCTGCTGCCGCCGTCGGAGACCAAGCGCGCCGGCGGAGCCGGGCGTCCGCTCGACCTCGGCGCGCTGGCCCTCGCCGCGTCGCTGCACGAGCCGCGCGAGCGCGTGGTCGACGCGCTCGTCGCCCTCAGCGCCGATGAGAACGAGGCCGCGCGCGTGCTCAAGCTGTCGGTGCGGCAGCGCGGCGACATCGCCGACAACGCGCGACTGCGCGGTGCCGCCACGATGCCGGCGATCGACCGCTACACGGGCGTGCTCTACGACGCGCTGGATGCCGCGACCCTGCCGGCGCCGGCGCGCGCCTGGCTCGCGCGCCACGTGCTGATCCACTCGGCGCCGTTCGGGCCCGTCGGCGCGCTCGACGGCATCCCGTCGTATCGTCTCGCCGCGGGCACCTCGCTGCCCGGACTGCCGCCGCTGCGCCGCGTGTGGGCGCCCGCCGTGACGTCGGCGCTGCGCGAGGCGGCGCCGACGTTCGTGCTCGACCTGCGCTCGGAGGCCTATGCCGCGCTCGGTCCCGTGCCGGACGGGATGCGCGGCGCCTACGTGCGCGTCGTGAGCGAGGGGCCCGACGGGGCGACCCGCGCGCTCAACCACTTCAACAAGCGCGCCAAGGGGGAGCTCGTGCGCGCCCTCGCGCTGACGCGTCCTCGCGCCACGACGCTGCCGGGCCTGTGCGCGTGGGCGGCGGCGAACGGCTGGACGATGCGCGGCGGCTCACCCGGCGAGGTCGAGCTCGTCGTGTGA
- a CDS encoding F0F1 ATP synthase subunit epsilon encodes MALSVTLVSAEEEVWNGEASLVVAKTVEGEIGFMTGHEPVLAILAEGEVRITQPDGSKVVATAQDGFLSMESNVLTIVAGHAALTS; translated from the coding sequence ATGGCTCTCTCGGTCACCCTCGTCTCCGCCGAGGAGGAGGTCTGGAACGGCGAGGCCTCGCTCGTCGTGGCCAAGACCGTCGAGGGCGAGATCGGTTTCATGACCGGTCACGAGCCCGTCCTCGCGATCCTCGCCGAGGGCGAGGTGCGCATCACGCAGCCCGACGGCAGCAAGGTCGTCGCGACGGCGCAGGACGGCTTCCTGTCGATGGAGAGCAACGTGCTGACCATCGTGGCGGGCCACGCCGCACTCACGTCCTGA
- the atpD gene encoding F0F1 ATP synthase subunit beta — protein sequence MTPTATAEATTVVGRVARVTGPVVDIEFPHDSIPDIYNALKTTITLDGASTEITLEVAQHLGDDLVRAISLKPTDGMVRGQEVRDTGGPITVPVGDVTKGRVFDVTGDVLNAAPGETVEVTERWGIHRQAPSFDQLESKTQMFETGIKVIDLLTPYVQGGKIGLFGGAGVGKTVLIQEMIQRVAQDHGGVSVFAGVGERTREGNDLIHEMEDAGVFDKTALVFGQMDEPPGTRLRVALSALTMAEYFRDVQKQDVLLFIDNIFRFTQAGSEVSTLLGRMPSAVGYQPNLADEMGVLQERITSTRGHSITSLQAIYVPADDYTDPAPATTFAHLDATTELSREIASKGLYPAVDPLASTSRILDPRYIGEDHYRVATAVKQILQKNKELQEIIAILGVDELSEEDKVVVARARRIQQFLSQNTYMAKKFTGVEGSTVPIKETIESFDAIVKGDYDHVAEQAFFNVGGISDVEEKWAQIQKENS from the coding sequence ATGACTCCCACCGCCACTGCCGAGGCCACGACGGTCGTCGGTCGCGTCGCGCGCGTGACCGGACCCGTCGTCGACATCGAGTTCCCGCACGACTCGATTCCCGACATCTACAACGCGCTGAAGACCACGATCACCCTTGACGGTGCCTCCACCGAGATCACCCTCGAGGTCGCCCAGCACCTCGGCGACGACCTCGTGCGCGCCATCTCGCTCAAGCCGACCGACGGCATGGTGCGCGGCCAGGAGGTGCGCGACACGGGCGGCCCCATCACGGTTCCCGTCGGCGACGTCACCAAGGGCCGCGTGTTCGACGTGACCGGCGACGTGCTCAACGCCGCTCCGGGCGAGACGGTCGAGGTCACCGAGCGCTGGGGCATCCACCGCCAGGCGCCGAGCTTCGACCAGCTCGAGTCGAAGACCCAGATGTTCGAGACCGGCATCAAGGTCATCGACCTGCTCACCCCCTACGTGCAGGGTGGCAAGATCGGCCTCTTCGGCGGTGCGGGCGTCGGCAAGACGGTCCTCATCCAGGAGATGATCCAGCGCGTCGCGCAGGACCACGGCGGTGTGTCGGTGTTCGCCGGCGTCGGCGAGCGCACCCGTGAGGGCAACGACCTCATCCACGAGATGGAGGACGCGGGCGTCTTCGACAAGACCGCTCTCGTCTTCGGCCAGATGGACGAGCCGCCGGGGACGCGTCTGCGCGTCGCCCTCTCGGCGCTGACGATGGCGGAGTACTTCCGCGACGTGCAGAAGCAGGACGTGCTGCTGTTCATCGACAACATCTTCCGCTTCACGCAGGCGGGCTCCGAGGTCTCGACGCTGCTGGGCCGCATGCCCTCGGCCGTGGGCTACCAGCCCAACCTGGCCGACGAGATGGGCGTGCTGCAGGAGCGCATCACGTCGACGCGCGGCCACTCGATCACCTCGCTGCAGGCGATCTACGTGCCCGCCGACGATTACACCGACCCGGCTCCCGCGACCACCTTCGCGCACCTGGACGCGACGACCGAGCTCTCGCGTGAGATCGCGTCGAAGGGTCTGTACCCCGCGGTCGACCCGCTCGCCTCGACGAGCCGCATCCTCGACCCGCGCTACATCGGCGAGGACCACTACCGCGTGGCCACCGCCGTGAAGCAGATCCTGCAGAAGAACAAGGAGCTGCAGGAGATCATCGCGATCCTCGGCGTCGACGAGCTCTCCGAAGAGGACAAGGTCGTCGTGGCCCGCGCCCGCCGCATCCAGCAGTTCCTCTCGCAGAACACCTACATGGCGAAGAAGTTCACCGGTGTCGAGGGCTCGACCGTGCCGATCAAGGAGACCATCGAGTCGTTCGACGCGATCGTCAAGGGCGACTACGACCACGTGGCCGAGCAGGCCTTCTTCAACGTCGGCGGCATCTCCGACGTCGAGGAGAAGTGGGCGCAGATCCAGAAGGAGAACAGCTGA
- a CDS encoding F0F1 ATP synthase subunit gamma: MGAQLREYKQKISSAQTTKKITKAMELIAASRIQKAMGRVRASTPFARAVTRAVSAVATHSNVQHPLTTEREDIRRSAVVIFASDRGLAGAFNSQIMREGLELAELLRSQGKEVEFYLVGRKAVGYFQFRRMQAAGEWIGDTDTPSFETAEQIASAVLASYDRGGEDGGVDEIHLVYNRFVSMMTQTPETVRLLPLEVVEASEADEHSATVYPLYEFEPSAEVVLDALLPVYVQSRVFNALLQSSAAKHAATQKAMKSASDNADKLITDYTRLRNNARQAEITQQIAEIVGGADALASGK, translated from the coding sequence ATGGGCGCACAACTGCGGGAATACAAGCAGAAGATCTCTTCTGCCCAGACCACCAAGAAGATCACCAAGGCGATGGAGCTCATCGCGGCCTCGCGCATCCAGAAGGCGATGGGACGCGTGCGCGCGTCCACTCCCTTCGCGCGTGCCGTGACGCGCGCCGTGTCGGCCGTCGCGACGCACTCGAACGTGCAGCATCCGCTGACCACCGAGCGCGAGGACATCCGTCGTTCGGCCGTCGTCATCTTCGCTTCCGACCGCGGCCTCGCGGGCGCGTTCAACTCGCAGATCATGCGCGAGGGACTCGAGCTCGCCGAGCTGCTGCGCTCGCAGGGCAAGGAAGTGGAGTTCTACCTCGTCGGCCGCAAGGCGGTGGGCTACTTCCAGTTCCGCCGCATGCAGGCGGCCGGCGAGTGGATCGGCGACACCGACACCCCGAGCTTCGAGACCGCCGAGCAGATCGCCAGCGCCGTGCTGGCGTCCTACGACCGCGGGGGAGAGGACGGCGGCGTCGACGAGATCCACCTCGTGTACAACCGCTTCGTCAGCATGATGACGCAGACGCCCGAGACCGTGCGCCTGCTGCCGCTCGAGGTCGTCGAGGCCTCGGAGGCCGATGAGCACTCGGCGACGGTGTATCCGCTGTACGAGTTCGAGCCGAGCGCCGAGGTCGTGCTCGACGCGCTGCTGCCGGTCTACGTGCAGAGCCGCGTGTTCAACGCGCTGCTGCAGTCGTCGGCCGCGAAGCACGCCGCGACGCAGAAGGCCATGAAGTCGGCCAGCGACAACGCCGACAAGCTCATCACCGATTACACCCGCCTGCGCAACAACGCGCGCCAGGCAGAGATCACGCAGCAGATCGCCGAGATCGTCGGCGGCGCCGACGCCCTGGCGTCGGGCAAGTAA
- the atpA gene encoding F0F1 ATP synthase subunit alpha: MAELSISPDVIRDALKDFVAAYEPTAAAATEVGTVLDAADGIAHVEGLPGVMANELVRFDNGVEGLALNLDEHEIGVVILGDFSGIEAGQKVTRTGEVLSVAVGDGYLGRVVDPLGNPIDGLGEIATVGRRALELQAPGVMQRKSVHEPMQTGIKAIDAMIPVGRGQRQLIIGDRQTGKTAIAIDTIINQRENWLSGDPNKQVRCIYVAIGQKGSTIASVKGALEDAGALEYTTIVAAPASDPAGFKYLAPYTGSAIGQHWMYEGKHVLIIFDDLSKQAEAYRAVSLLLRRPPGREAYPGDVFYLHSRLLERCAKLSDDLGAGSMTGLPIIETKANDVSAYIPTNVISITDGQIFLQSDLFNANQRPAVDVGISVSRVGGDAQVKSIKKVSGTLKLELAQYRSLEAFAMFASDLDAASRRQLARGARLTELLKQPQYSPYPVEEQVVSIWAGTKGKLDTVEVEDVLRFERELLDYLRRNTSILTTLRDTNVLDDDTEAALEKAVDQFVLEFQGGKGQSINKPGHEEVAAAHAEDVNQEKIVKGRRG; this comes from the coding sequence ATGGCAGAACTGTCCATCAGCCCCGACGTCATCCGTGACGCGCTGAAAGACTTCGTCGCAGCCTACGAGCCCACCGCAGCCGCGGCCACCGAGGTCGGCACCGTCCTCGACGCCGCGGACGGCATCGCCCACGTCGAGGGACTGCCCGGCGTCATGGCAAACGAGCTCGTGCGTTTCGACAACGGCGTCGAGGGCCTCGCCCTCAACCTCGACGAGCACGAGATCGGTGTGGTCATCCTCGGTGACTTCTCCGGTATCGAGGCCGGTCAGAAGGTCACCCGCACCGGCGAGGTGCTGTCGGTGGCCGTGGGCGACGGCTACCTCGGCCGCGTCGTCGACCCGCTCGGCAACCCGATCGACGGTCTCGGCGAGATCGCGACGGTCGGCCGCCGCGCCCTCGAGCTGCAGGCGCCCGGCGTCATGCAGCGCAAGAGCGTGCACGAGCCCATGCAGACCGGCATCAAGGCGATCGACGCCATGATCCCCGTCGGCCGCGGTCAGCGTCAGCTCATCATCGGCGACCGCCAGACCGGCAAGACCGCGATCGCGATCGACACGATCATCAACCAGCGCGAGAACTGGCTCTCGGGCGACCCGAACAAGCAGGTGCGCTGCATCTACGTCGCGATCGGTCAGAAGGGCTCGACCATCGCCTCGGTGAAGGGCGCGCTCGAAGACGCCGGCGCGCTGGAGTACACGACGATCGTCGCCGCTCCGGCATCCGACCCCGCGGGCTTCAAGTACCTCGCCCCCTACACCGGCTCGGCCATCGGCCAGCACTGGATGTACGAGGGCAAGCACGTGCTCATCATCTTCGACGACCTGTCGAAGCAGGCCGAGGCCTACCGCGCCGTGTCGCTGCTGCTGCGCCGCCCGCCGGGCCGCGAGGCCTACCCGGGCGACGTCTTCTACCTGCACTCGCGTCTGCTCGAGCGCTGCGCGAAGCTGTCGGACGACCTCGGCGCCGGTTCGATGACGGGTCTGCCGATCATCGAGACGAAGGCCAACGACGTGTCGGCCTACATCCCGACCAACGTGATCTCGATCACCGACGGCCAGATCTTCCTGCAGTCCGACCTGTTCAACGCCAACCAGCGCCCCGCTGTCGACGTGGGCATCTCGGTCTCGCGCGTGGGCGGCGACGCCCAGGTCAAGTCGATCAAGAAGGTCTCCGGCACGCTCAAGCTCGAGCTCGCGCAGTACCGCTCGCTCGAGGCGTTCGCGATGTTCGCGTCGGACCTCGACGCCGCGTCGCGTCGTCAGCTCGCCCGTGGCGCGCGCCTGACCGAGCTGCTCAAGCAGCCGCAGTACTCGCCGTACCCGGTGGAGGAGCAGGTCGTCTCGATCTGGGCCGGCACCAAGGGCAAGCTCGACACCGTCGAGGTCGAGGACGTGCTGCGCTTCGAGCGCGAGCTCCTCGACTACCTGCGTCGCAACACCTCGATCCTCACCACCCTGCGCGACACGAACGTGCTCGACGACGACACCGAGGCCGCCCTCGAGAAGGCCGTCGACCAGTTCGTGCTGGAGTTCCAGGGCGGCAAGGGCCAGTCGATCAACAAGCCCGGTCACGAAGAGGTCGCTGCTGCACACGCCGAAGACGTGAACCAGGAGAAGATCGTCAAGGGCCGTCGCGGCTGA
- a CDS encoding F0F1 ATP synthase subunit delta gives MGSATTQALAATTAALDAASVADLTVARELFAAARVLGDSPQLTSALTDASATPEARQRVVSSVFAGFGDTTRAVLLAAIGQRWSAPADLVAGVEELAVRAASRADGAADVEGELFQVARVVAANPQLELALGSRLGDDAAKGRLIETLLSGRASAATTLIVSSLVQQPRDRRVRSLLSRALRIVAEQRGRTVATVYAASPLGDAQLDRLRSSLGARYGAQVAVNVVVDPSVVGGLRVEIGDDVIDATVSARLHELRQRLAG, from the coding sequence ATGGGCAGCGCCACGACACAGGCTCTGGCGGCGACCACGGCGGCGCTCGACGCGGCCTCCGTCGCCGACCTGACGGTCGCGCGTGAGCTGTTCGCGGCCGCCCGCGTGCTGGGCGACTCGCCGCAGCTCACGAGCGCGCTGACCGACGCGTCGGCGACGCCCGAGGCGCGTCAGCGCGTGGTGTCGAGCGTGTTCGCCGGGTTCGGCGACACGACCCGCGCCGTGCTGCTCGCGGCGATCGGCCAGCGCTGGTCGGCTCCGGCCGACCTGGTCGCCGGCGTCGAGGAGCTCGCCGTGCGCGCCGCCTCGCGCGCCGACGGCGCGGCCGACGTCGAGGGCGAGCTGTTCCAGGTGGCCCGTGTCGTCGCGGCCAACCCGCAGCTCGAGCTCGCGCTCGGCAGTCGCCTCGGCGACGACGCCGCGAAGGGCCGTCTGATCGAGACCCTGCTGAGCGGGCGCGCGAGCGCCGCGACGACGCTGATCGTGTCGTCGCTCGTGCAGCAGCCCCGCGATCGCCGCGTGCGATCGCTGCTCTCCCGTGCCCTGCGCATCGTCGCGGAGCAGCGGGGGCGCACCGTCGCGACCGTCTATGCGGCATCCCCCCTCGGCGATGCTCAGCTCGATCGGCTGCGGTCGTCGCTGGGCGCCCGTTACGGGGCTCAGGTCGCCGTCAACGTCGTCGTCGACCCCTCGGTCGTCGGCGGCCTGCGTGTCGAGATCGGCGACGATGTCATCGATGCGACCGTATCCGCCCGCCTGCACGAGTTGCGACAGCGACTGGCGGGTTAA
- a CDS encoding F0F1 ATP synthase subunit B: MLNALVTYAAEEGADHNPLIPAWYDIIWSAVCFVVILIVVWKVALPKLYVLLDKRAEAIEGNIAKADEAQRKAEAALQEYTAQLADARKEAGEIRDAAREDGKKIVAEAKETAAAEAARLTATAHTQIEAERQSALVSLRSEVGTLALDLAGGVIGETLSDDQKAKAVVDRFLADLEASDARQVQGS, encoded by the coding sequence ATGCTGAACGCTCTTGTCACGTACGCGGCGGAGGAGGGAGCGGACCACAACCCGCTCATCCCCGCGTGGTACGACATCATCTGGTCGGCGGTCTGCTTCGTCGTCATCCTCATCGTGGTGTGGAAGGTCGCCCTTCCCAAGCTCTACGTCCTCCTCGACAAGCGCGCGGAGGCCATCGAGGGCAACATCGCCAAGGCTGACGAGGCACAGCGCAAGGCCGAAGCGGCGCTCCAGGAGTACACCGCACAGCTCGCCGACGCCCGCAAGGAGGCCGGTGAGATCCGCGACGCCGCCCGTGAGGACGGCAAGAAGATCGTCGCCGAGGCGAAGGAGACGGCTGCGGCCGAGGCCGCTCGCCTGACCGCCACCGCGCACACGCAGATCGAGGCGGAGCGCCAGTCGGCGCTCGTCTCGCTGCGCAGCGAGGTCGGCACGCTGGCCCTCGACCTCGCCGGCGGTGTCATCGGCGAGACGCTGAGCGACGACCAGAAGGCCAAGGCGGTCGTCGACCGCTTCCTGGCCGACCTCGAGGCGTCCGACGCCCGACAGGTGCAGGGTTCCTGA
- the atpE gene encoding ATP synthase F0 subunit C → MDATTVLAELSGNVATMGYGLAAIGPAIGVGIVVGKTIEGVARQPELASRLQVLMWIGIAFTEALAFIGIATYFIFQ, encoded by the coding sequence GTGGACGCAACTACGGTTCTCGCCGAACTCAGCGGAAACGTCGCGACGATGGGCTACGGCCTCGCCGCCATCGGCCCCGCCATCGGTGTCGGCATCGTCGTCGGCAAGACGATCGAGGGCGTCGCTCGCCAGCCCGAGCTGGCCAGCCGCCTGCAGGTGCTGATGTGGATCGGTATCGCCTTCACCGAGGCGCTCGCCTTCATCGGCATCGCGACGTACTTCATCTTCCAGTAA
- the atpB gene encoding F0F1 ATP synthase subunit A: MLAKTAGDGEFHGPSITEFFPDAVFQIGDLAITRIHLIQFLATIVVVLLLWAGTRRMTVVPGRFQSLVEMGLDFVRVSIAEDLLGKKDGRRFLPILATMFFMILFMNIAGIIPFLNIAGTSIIAVPMLLAVVSYVTFIYAGIKKSPKNFFKNSLFPSGVPPVLYIIVTPLEFISTFIIRPVTLTLRLLMNMIVGHLMLVLFFSATQFFVVTLGGWWTALGAGTLAFGLAFTLFEVLVAFLQAYVFTILTAVYIQLAVAEEH; this comes from the coding sequence TTGCTCGCCAAGACCGCCGGAGACGGCGAGTTCCATGGCCCGTCGATCACAGAATTCTTCCCGGATGCAGTCTTCCAGATCGGCGATCTGGCCATCACCCGCATCCACCTGATCCAGTTCCTCGCGACCATCGTGGTCGTGCTGCTGCTCTGGGCGGGCACGCGTCGCATGACGGTCGTCCCCGGCCGCTTCCAGAGCCTCGTGGAGATGGGCCTCGACTTCGTGCGGGTCAGCATCGCGGAGGACCTGCTCGGCAAGAAGGACGGACGCCGGTTCCTGCCGATCCTCGCGACCATGTTCTTCATGATCCTCTTCATGAACATCGCGGGGATCATCCCGTTCCTGAACATCGCGGGCACGAGCATCATCGCGGTGCCCATGCTGCTCGCGGTCGTCAGCTACGTGACGTTCATCTACGCGGGCATCAAGAAGAGCCCCAAGAACTTCTTCAAGAACTCGCTCTTCCCCTCGGGCGTGCCGCCGGTCCTCTACATCATCGTGACGCCGCTCGAGTTCATCTCGACCTTCATCATCCGGCCCGTCACGCTCACCCTCCGTCTGCTGATGAACATGATCGTCGGGCACCTCATGCTCGTGCTGTTCTTCTCGGCGACGCAGTTCTTCGTGGTCACGCTGGGTGGCTGGTGGACGGCGCTCGGCGCCGGGACGCTGGCCTTCGGACTGGCCTTCACCCTGTTCGAGGTCCTCGTGGCCTTCCTGCAGGCATACGTCTTCACCATCCTCACCGCGGTCTACATCCAGCTCGCGGTGGCCGAAGAGCACTGA
- a CDS encoding MraY family glycosyltransferase, with product MKSYLLVLLVTAALTLAFTWIVWRVALRHKLYPAIRERDVHTVPTPRLGGIAMFLGVLAAFALSYWLSLELPFFAVLWSDPTQIWAVLGAVLLIVLVGVADDVWDLDWMIKLGAQFLAAGIVVGFGGIQIFALPVGQLVVVSSWQSFALSVLAIVVVMNAINFIDGLDGLVAGVALIANSIFFAYAYMVVRDQGSSSYSNLAAFLAIVLVAVCLGFLPFNWNPARMFMGDAGALMIGLLMATAAVRLTGSLDPRMLGDNDVFGRSQLLGAFLPILLPVVVVLLPLLDFGMAVVRRLARGKSPFSPDREHLHHRMLDMGHTDREAVLVFYAWAAIVGLGVLLMYLGTTRDWAGQYWAGVLYLLVGGIACVIVTVLPTTPGTRRRPAAKNAPTAP from the coding sequence GTGAAGAGCTACCTGCTCGTCCTCCTGGTGACCGCGGCGCTCACGCTCGCGTTCACCTGGATCGTCTGGCGGGTGGCGCTGCGCCACAAGCTGTACCCCGCGATCCGCGAGCGCGACGTGCACACGGTGCCGACGCCGCGGCTCGGCGGCATCGCGATGTTCCTCGGCGTGCTGGCGGCCTTCGCCCTGTCGTACTGGCTCTCGCTGGAGCTGCCCTTCTTCGCCGTGCTCTGGTCGGACCCGACGCAGATCTGGGCCGTGCTGGGCGCCGTGCTGCTGATCGTGCTCGTCGGCGTCGCCGACGACGTCTGGGACCTCGACTGGATGATCAAGCTCGGCGCGCAGTTCCTCGCCGCCGGCATCGTGGTCGGCTTCGGCGGCATCCAGATCTTCGCGCTTCCCGTCGGCCAGCTCGTCGTCGTCTCGAGCTGGCAGAGCTTCGCGCTGAGCGTGCTCGCGATCGTCGTCGTGATGAACGCGATCAACTTCATCGACGGCCTCGACGGCCTCGTCGCGGGCGTCGCGCTGATCGCGAACTCGATCTTCTTCGCGTACGCCTACATGGTCGTGCGCGACCAGGGCTCGAGCAGCTACTCGAACCTCGCGGCGTTCCTCGCGATCGTGCTCGTGGCCGTGTGCCTCGGATTCCTGCCGTTCAACTGGAACCCCGCCCGCATGTTCATGGGCGACGCGGGCGCCCTCATGATCGGCCTGCTCATGGCGACGGCCGCCGTGCGCCTCACCGGCAGCCTCGACCCGCGCATGCTCGGCGACAACGACGTCTTCGGCCGCTCCCAGCTGCTCGGCGCGTTCCTGCCGATCCTCCTGCCGGTGGTGGTCGTGCTGCTGCCCCTGCTCGACTTCGGGATGGCGGTCGTGCGGCGCCTCGCGCGCGGCAAGTCGCCCTTCTCTCCCGACCGCGAGCACCTGCACCATCGCATGCTCGACATGGGGCACACCGATCGCGAGGCCGTGCTCGTCTTCTACGCCTGGGCGGCGATCGTCGGCCTCGGCGTGCTGCTGATGTACCTTGGCACGACCCGCGACTGGGCCGGCCAGTACTGGGCCGGCGTGCTCTATCTGCTCGTCGGCGGCATCGCGTGCGTGATCGTGACGGTGCTGCCCACGACGCCCGGCACCCGCCGCCGGCCCGCCGCGAAGAACGCCCCCACCGCACCGTGA